The sequence GTCAGGTCGTAGACCCGCATTCCCGCTCCGTAGCTGGCCACATAGGCACGGTCTCCCGCGAGCGAAACATCGAACATGAGGTCCGATCCCGGGTGGGTTCCGGAGATCACCGGCGCGCCGACTGTGGAGATGTCCAGCGTGACAAGACCCGCGGTCAGGTCCGCGACCACGGCCAGGTCACCGTTCGCGTCCACCCCCACCGCTTCCCCGCCGGTGAAGAGCACACCACCGGCCACCGGCGTGTCGGGATTGGAGACATCGACCTCCACGACACCCGCCTCACGAACCGCCACGAACGCCCGAGTCCCGGACAGTACGACATCCGTCGCCCAACCCGGGAGAGACAGCGTCGCGGTCAGTAGAGGATTCGCCGGGTCGGTGAGGTCCACCACCGAGAGCCCGGAGCTTCCGTCCGCCAGAAACACGCGACCCAACCCCATTGCCAGGCCGCCGTACGCGATGCCGGGCGTATCCACCGATCCCAGGAGCACAGGATTCGCCGGGTCGGCGATGTCCACGACCTCCACGCCCAGAAACTGCCGGGAGAGACACGCACGATCCCCCGAGACGGCCACTCCCCGATAGACATGCCCCGACGCCAGCGCCCCCACCCACACCGGACTCCCGGGATCGGACACATCGGCGATCAGAAGGCCCGCCGCGTACCCCGCCACACACGCAAAATCCCCGGCCAGCGCGACGGCCAGCGCATTGTCGGAGGATGGGGAACTCCCCGCCAGAAACGGAACGCGGCTGTGCAGACGGAGTTCGCCCTTCTGCACATCCCACTCGGCGGAGGTCTCCAGAGAGTCCCGATAGAGGACCGTCTGAAAGTCCTCCGCGAAACTCCCTCCCGCGCGCGCCGGTGGCTGAGGGCACAGCAGAAGAAGCCCCAGAAGGGGTGCGACAACGATGCGGAGTTCCAAGATGCATTCCCGCCAATTGAAGAGACAGCGCCCATCTTACCACAATGAGGGGCGCATCTCTGTCAGGAGGGGTCAGGGCCGCGCGGCCTGAACACCTTGCGGATACTGGGGAAATGGCACTTCTGCTTGCGGATTCAAACGCATCCCGCGCAATGCTGGCAGTAGTCTCCGGCGCGACTCTTACTCGAAGCGAACATCCCTTGCGACCACGGTGAATCCGGATCCGTCGGTGTAGACAATGACATCTCCGCGAACGCCGGAGAGCGCCCGATCCCGATTCGGAATGACACGATCCGAGGCGTAGTAATCAATGCCCCGATTGCGAAGACGACCCAGCACATACGCGTGCTCCACGCCGCCGTTTTCGCTGATCGCATTCGTAATCAGGCCCACCGTGGGCCGAATGAAGTCGATATAGCGTTCGCTGTTTGAGTCGTTCGATCCGTGGTGTCCGAGTTTCAGGATGTCCACATCGAGGAACTCCTGGGAATAGTGGTTCATCAGGAACTGCTCGGACGCAAACTCCGCATCTCCCATCAGAATGGCGGCGAAGTCCCCGTACTGCACGCGGTAGACCATGGAGTCGTTGTTGATCACGCTCCCCGCCTCTTCCTGCGCCGCATAGTCCGGGATCAGGAACTCCTTGCGCCCCGCGGACAAGAGGTCCACCCGCACGCCGGCACCCCACTGAAGATCCGGATCCGAGATGCTGGACGCGCCCCACTCCTTGAAGCGATGCCCCACCTCCGGGGGCCGCGCGGCCATGGCTTCCAGCAGATCTTCGTAGGGGCCATTCGTCAGCGTCTTGTCCGTGATGTCCAGAAAGGTGCCCACCGGGAAGTCCGCGAGAATCCCGACGATGTCCTGATAGCTGTCCCCGTAGAATCCGCCGATGTGATCGTTGTGCACATGGCTCATCGACGCGAAGTCCAGATACGACACGCCCCACCACTGCAGGAACTCACGCACCTCCACGGCATCTTCCGGATGTCCGGCATCCACCAGCGTCCGCGTTCCGTCCGGAGCCTCCATGAAGAGTGCGTCTCCCCACCCGACATCGATCATCGCCAGGACGAAGAGGTCTTCTTCCGCCACCGTGCCGGTCTGGAAGGTGCCGCCATCCAGGTTCATGGAGGCCTCATTCCCGGCGCGATCCCGCATGCGCAGAAGATACGCGTACTCCGCATCCGACGCCGCCGCGACGAGCTTTACGACACCCGCGACCGCAAACTCCTCCGACTGCGAATACGAATGGCGGTGAAGCTCATCCGCTGCCGCTCCGTAGTCCAGCACCGCCTTCACGGGTTCGTCCGAACTCCAGATGGCATACGCCTGCTGATCCGTGGCCGTCATCACTTCGAAAGAAACCAGAGACGGCGCCGTCGTATCTGCGGACGGATCGAAGACGGACTCCTCCGGCCCGCTGCAGGATGCCACGAGGAGAAGGAACGGGAGTACGGCAAGACTCGCAAGTCGGTGAGCCATCGGAAAACCTCCGGAGCGCGGAAAGAGAAGGACGGAGGCTAGCCGGGGCTGTGCTCCGTGTCAATCGAAGTGCGCGCCCTGGGCCAGGCCACACCCAGAACATCCCGAAGCCACTGCCCGAAGAGATCGTGCGTGCGGATTCCCCTCGCTTCCCCCGCGCGAACCCCCCAGGCCCGCACCGGCACCGGTTCTCCCGTGTGCCCGTGAACGCGGGTAGAACGCAGATGGTCTTCATACGGGATGAAGGAGATCCCGAATCGCCCGGACAGAATGCCGCCCAGAGCCGTCTTTCTGTCGTAATGACTCTCTCCGGTGATCAACCGGTCCAGATCCGCCGCCCGGAGCCCGGTGTGCCGCGCCCCACGGTCAATGACCGGCAGGGCCGCCGCTTCCAGCGCCGCCGGCGTCCCTTCCCATGATTCGCCACCGAAAACCTCCGCCTCCATACGCGCCACCGACATCGTCACCACGCTCAAGCTCTCCGGAGCGGCATACTCCATCAGCGTCGGGGAGTCCGTTGCGTGATCCGCCACCACGAGCACAAGCGTGGAGTCCAGATCCACCGTGCCGAGCACCGCTCGAAGCGCACGATCCAGCCGAAGCACATTCGCCGCAACTCCCGCTCCGTCGTGTTCATGGCAAGCGATGTCCACATGCGCTTCCTCGGCCAGCAGGAACCACGGAGTTCCCGACGCCCGCAGCCGTTCGATCGCAGCCACGCACATCTCCGCGAGATCGGGGTCCGCCTCCGAAGAGTCGAGGCTATGCGGCAAGTGCGAATCCGCGAGGAGCCCCAGCACCGGGCGATCCGTCGGCAGGGCCTCATGCAGATCCTCCACGACCGCCACGCCCGCCACGCGCGCTTCCGCGATGAGATCCCGCTGGTCCTGACGACGCCCTCCCGCCTCTTCGCCCCGGAAGTGCCGCGCCCCTCCCCCGAGCGCCACCGTGAACCCCGCCTTCACCAGTTGGGCGGCCATGTCGTTCTCGCGGCCCCGATGATCGACGCGCGCGTAGAAGGGGCCCGGAGTCGCGTGAGTGACGCGCGCCGTTGTGACAAACCCGCACGCTCGTCCTGCTCGACCCAGCGTCTCGAAGAGCACTTCGGACGAATCCTCCCCCGCCGGGATCCCGATCGAATAGACCGGCGCAAGCATCCCCAGCGACCACGCCGTTGCTGCGGCGGCGGAGTCCGTGACGCGAGCCCCGGCCGGACGGGTATCCAGGAACCCCACGGTTTCCGCAGTCGAAAACGCCAGCGACTCCCCGCGTGCCTCCGCGACCGCGCGACCCAGCGACCATGCGCCCACACCAAAGCCATCTCCGACGAGGAGAACGACATTGGGCGGCCGCCCGGGAACATCCGACTCTCCGGAAAACCCGGCGCACGACGCCAGGATGAGCAGCATCAGAGTCCATGCCAATCGTGTCATCGATCTGTCTCCAGCGGTTTGCCAAGTGATGCCGGTGGGCGCGACCTCCCCACAAAACCGGCCAATGCAATCATGGTGAGCACATACGGGAGCATCTGCACAAACTGGGTCGGGATGCCGAGTCCCTGAAGGCGGATCTGCAGAGCCTCCGCCAGCCCGAAGAAGAGGCAGGCCCCCGCAACCGGCAGGGGTTTCCACTTGCCGAAGATCACGGCCGCCAGCGCAATGAAACCGCGGCCCGCGGACATGTTCTTCACAAACTGGTGCGTCTCCAGCGCCAGAAAAGCGCCACCCATTCCCGCCAGCGCCCCGGCCAGCACCACCGCCGCGAAGCGAGTTCGCGCCGGATCCACTCCCAGCGACTCCGCCGTCTGTGGATGCTCGCCGCACGCGCGCAGGCGCAGACCGAAGGGAGTCTGATTCAGGAGAACCAGGACCAGAGGTGGCAGGCAGATCGCCAGATAGACGAGAGGCGTGAACCCGCCCGGCCCCGAAGCGTCAAAACCGGTGACCAGGGGAGTGTTCGCGGAGGATCCGAAGAGCACATCCATCAGGAACTGCGTGAGCCCGACGACCAGCAGATTGAGCGCCACCCCCACGACAATCTGGTCTCCGCGCAAAATGACTCCCGCAAAGGCGTGCACCACGCCCACCAGCGCCCCCGCGCCGGCCGCGGCAACGACCCCCGCCCATGGGTTTCCCGTGGCACCCGCGACAATCGCCGCGGCAAAGGCCCCGGCAAGGAGTTTCCCTTCCAGCGCAATGTTCACCACACCCGCCCGTTCAGACAGGACGCCACCCATCGCCGCAAAGAGAAGCGGAGTCGCCATGCGAACGGCCGAGGCCCATGTCCCCGCGTCCAGGATCATGAGCTCTCCGCCTTTCGCCGGGCGCGCCGCGCGATCAGTCTTCGGGAAACTTCATCTCCAGCGACCACAAACAGGAGAATGCCTGCCTGCACCACCAGCATCAGTTCCTGAGGAATCCCGGTGAACAGATCAATCTCCACCGCTCCCGCATTCAACACTCCGAAGAGAAGCGCCGCCGCCACGACACCCGCCACGCGCACGCGCCCGAGCAGCGCCACGGCAATTCCGAGAAAGCCGACTCCCGACGAGAAGTTGTCGAGGTAGCGATGCCGGAACCCCAGCGCCTCGTTCACCCCCGCCAGTCCGGCCAGTGCCCCGGCCACCGCCATGGCCGCCACGAGAGTCATCCCCGTCGGCACCCCGGAGGTCTGCGCCGCGCGTTCCCCCTGCCCGATGGCCCGCACCCGGAATCCCAGCGGCGTGCGGTAGAGAACCCACGCGACCACCCCGGCCGCTCCCAGCGCCAGAAAAAGCGCGGAGTTCGCGGGGCTGGACGCCGGGACGAGCCTCCCGACAAGCGGGAGGTCTCCCAGACGCGGGATCCACGCGGCCTCTGGCAGGACTGAGGTCTGCGGGATCATCTGGCCGGGTTCCTTGAAGATGTGGACCGTCAGATACCCGGTCAGGCCCGATGCGATGAAGTTCATCATGATCGTATTGATGACTTCATGAACGCCCAGGCGCGCACGGAGAAGTCCCGGGATGGCTCCCCAGACCGCGCCCGCAGCCGCCGCGGCAAGAATGCACAGAGGAACGAGCAGGAACCGCGGCGCTCCCGGAAGATGCAAGGCCGTGATGGAAGCCGCAAAAGCTCCCACCACCAACTGACCCTCCGCCCCGATGTTGAAGAGCCCCGCGCGGAATGCAAACGCCACCGACAATCCGGTCAGCGTCAGCGCCGTGGCGTTGAACAGCACATTCCCGAGTCCGTCGGGTGTGGTCAGC comes from Gemmatimonadota bacterium and encodes:
- a CDS encoding alkaline phosphatase, translating into MTRLAWTLMLLILASCAGFSGESDVPGRPPNVVLLVGDGFGVGAWSLGRAVAEARGESLAFSTAETVGFLDTRPAGARVTDSAAAATAWSLGMLAPVYSIGIPAGEDSSEVLFETLGRAGRACGFVTTARVTHATPGPFYARVDHRGRENDMAAQLVKAGFTVALGGGARHFRGEEAGGRRQDQRDLIAEARVAGVAVVEDLHEALPTDRPVLGLLADSHLPHSLDSSEADPDLAEMCVAAIERLRASGTPWFLLAEEAHVDIACHEHDGAGVAANVLRLDRALRAVLGTVDLDSTLVLVVADHATDSPTLMEYAAPESLSVVTMSVARMEAEVFGGESWEGTPAALEAAALPVIDRGARHTGLRAADLDRLITGESHYDRKTALGGILSGRFGISFIPYEDHLRSTRVHGHTGEPVPVRAWGVRAGEARGIRTHDLFGQWLRDVLGVAWPRARTSIDTEHSPG
- a CDS encoding ABC transporter permease; the encoded protein is MILDAGTWASAVRMATPLLFAAMGGVLSERAGVVNIALEGKLLAGAFAAAIVAGATGNPWAGVVAAAGAGALVGVVHAFAGVILRGDQIVVGVALNLLVVGLTQFLMDVLFGSSANTPLVTGFDASGPGGFTPLVYLAICLPPLVLVLLNQTPFGLRLRACGEHPQTAESLGVDPARTRFAAVVLAGALAGMGGAFLALETHQFVKNMSAGRGFIALAAVIFGKWKPLPVAGACLFFGLAEALQIRLQGLGIPTQFVQMLPYVLTMIALAGFVGRSRPPASLGKPLETDR
- a CDS encoding ABC transporter permease, which gives rise to MTRSLRGLISPLLAVAGAAVLGGILAVVIGENPLRAAQVLAEGLTTPDGLGNVLFNATALTLTGLSVAFAFRAGLFNIGAEGQLVVGAFAASITALHLPGAPRFLLVPLCILAAAAAGAVWGAIPGLLRARLGVHEVINTIMMNFIASGLTGYLTVHIFKEPGQMIPQTSVLPEAAWIPRLGDLPLVGRLVPASSPANSALFLALGAAGVVAWVLYRTPLGFRVRAIGQGERAAQTSGVPTGMTLVAAMAVAGALAGLAGVNEALGFRHRYLDNFSSGVGFLGIAVALLGRVRVAGVVAAALLFGVLNAGAVEIDLFTGIPQELMLVVQAGILLFVVAGDEVSRRLIARRARRKAESS